TCTGCACCGGCTGGGCGCCATCGTCACCAAGGGCATCTCCCTCACCCCCCGGCCGGGCAATCCGCCGCCCCGGGTGGTGGAGACCCCCTGCGGCATGCTCAATGCCATTGGGCTGGAGAACTGCGGCCTGGACGCCTTCTGCCAGGAGAAGCTGCCCTTCCTGCGCCAGGTGGGCACCCCGGTGGTGGCCAACATCCTCGGCGACCGGATCGAGGACTACGTGGCCCTGGCCAGCCGGCTGGACCGCGAGCCGGGGCTGGCCGCTATCGAGGTCAACATCTCGTGCCCCAACGTCAAGGCCGGCGGGGTGGTCTTCGGCACCGACCCCGGGATGGTGCTGGCGGTCACCAGGGCGGTGCGGGAGGCGACCAGCCTGCCCCTGATCGTCAAGCTCTCCCCCAACGTCACCGACATCACCGCCATTGCCCAGGCCGCCGTGGCCGGCGGCGCCGACGCCGTCTCCCTCGTCAACACCCTGCTCGGCATGGCCATCGACATCCACAGCCGGCGGCCCCGCCTGGGCAACGTGGTCGGCGGCCTGTCGGGGCCAGCCATCAAGCCGGTGGCCCTGCGCCTGGTCTGGCAAACCGCCCGCGCCGTCACCGTACCGGTCATCGGCATCGGCGGCATCAGCTGCGCCGAGGACGCTGTGGAGTTCCTCCTCGCCGGCGCCACCGCCGTCCAGGTCGGCACCGCCACCCTGGTCAATCCCCGGGCCAGCACCGAGGTGGTGGCAGGCCTGGCCGACTACTGCCGGCAGCATGGCCTGGCCTCGATCCGGGAGATCATCGGCGCCCTGATCCTGGAAAATCTAACGGTGGGAAAATAATGGGATCTGACCAGAATCTTGCTGGCCGTGCGGGCTTGCGGCAGGCGGTCCTGGCGCTGTACGACCTGTTGGCCGAGCTGGCCCCCGGCTGGGGCGATGCCTGCCGGCCGGGCTGCGCCATCTGCTGCACCCGGGCGGTCACCCTCACCAGCCTGGAGGCGGAGATCCTGATCGCCGGGGTGACCAGGGACCAGGGGCCGGGCTTCCTGGCCGAGCGCCTGGCCCGGGTCCCAGCCGGCCCGCCCGCCGACCCCGGCCCCTCCTTCAACGCCCTGGCCGCCCTCTGCCGCCAGGGCCAAGTCGAAGCGCGCCGGCCCCCCGGGACCTCTGCCGCCGTCCCGGGGGTGTGTCCCTTCCTGGCCGCCGATCGCTGCCAGATCTACCCCTGGCGGCCGTTCGCCTGCCGCTGCTTCGCCTCCCAGGCGGTCTGCCGGCCCGGCGGCGCCGCCCTGCTGCCCGCGGTGCGGATCACCATCCACACCATCTTCCTGCAGGTGATCGAGCACCTCGACCAGGGCGGACGATGGGGCCGGCTGGTGGACCTCCTGCCCGCCTTGCTGGCCGGCCAGGCCGACCACCCCAGGCTGCACCCCACGGCTCCCATCCCGGGTCTTTTCATCCCGCCGGCCGAGGCCGATCAGGTGGCGCCGGTGGTCGCCGCCATCATGAGCCGCCCGGTGGCCGGAAGCGGCCGCACCGTAGCCGGCCTCCTGCGGCAGACCCGCCAGCGGCCCACTCAGCCCTCCCTGGCCCCAGGCAGGGCGCAGGGCCCGCCGCTGCAGCAGACCTCCACGTCGTAGGCGTTCAGGATCCGCAGCTCCCGCTCCCGGCGCTCCGCAGGCAAAGGCGGAAAGGTCAGCTCCGGCAGCCGCGCCAGCAGCTCCTGCCGCCCGGGGATGGCCGCCAGGCCCTCAGCCAGCACCTTCCCGGTCCGGGTGTCCAGCAGGCTGGCGTCCCGGCCGTTGGTGGCGACGGCCAGCGGAATCTGGTACTCCGGATTGACCACCCGGGCGGCGGCCACCGCCGGGCGCTCCCGGGTGACGATCGACCCCGGGCCGTAGCGGATGACCATCACCTGCCGGCCGGCCAGGCCCACCACGAAGTCGATCCGCGACACGGCGTAGGTGCCGGCAAACAGGGTCTCGATCCGCAGCCGAACCCCAACCTCCGCCCGGGCATAGCCTCGCTCCTCGACCAGCAGCCGGGCCAGTCCCTGGCGGATCCGCTCGTCATCGGTATCGACCACCGTCTCGCCCGTGATGTAATCCTGGCACCAGCCATACTCCAGATGGTGGCGCGGAACATCAGCCACAGCTCCACCCCCTTGACAAACCGTCGAAGATGCCGTCCACCTTACCCCAACAATAGCAGAGGGCTCCAGAAGAAAGGAAGGCTTCACGCGGCCCGAGTGGCCGGCCAAGGTGAGGCCGCGCGACATCGAGGCGCTCTTCAGATCGCTGCTCCATAAGCTGATGCCCGGCGAGATCCGCGTTGCCGACCTGGACCTCTCGGTTCTTGCTCAGCCCATCGGCCAGCCCGCCGGCGCGTCGACTTGACGACCAAGGAGAAAGCGTTTATGACTAACTCATCATCCGCCCCTGGCAGTAAGCCAGCCCGATCTGATTCAGGGCCGGCCGAGCCCAGGGGCTCTTCTTTTTCCGACTCCTTCCTCCGCCATACAAGCCGTTGTCCCGCCAGGCGATCGACATCTCGCGGAGCGCTACCGCGACCTGGCGCTCTGCCTTCCACCAGGAGCTTCGCGGAAAACGCAAGGTCGCCCTCCGCCTGGGGGAGATCCCGACGAACAACGTTCACTGGGAAATCAAGCCGCAGCCGCTCAAGGACCTCCTGAACAAGAGGCGCTCTTGGGACAGCCTGGTCGACGACGATTTCACGCTTTCGCTGCGGCAGAAGGGCGTGGACATGCGGCTGGGCTTGGACATCGCGTCCGTGGTGTTCAAGCGACAGGCAAACCAGATCGTTCTCGTCTCCGGCACGCCGACTTCGTTCCAGCCGCCAAGCTCGCGCGCCGCGAGGGCATCGACTTCATCCTTGACCCCATGTGGGCCACGATTCGGCCGCAGCTCTTCGAGCATATCGACGGCCTGCGGAGTGTGTGCCCGAAACCCGGCCGCGCAGCCGACGACTGCCATCCATGAGCACGCGCAAGATCAGCGAAGCTGGCTCGATCCCGTTTCCCTTGGTGCGGAATTGGGGGTTGGGACGGCGGTGACAAAATAAAAGGCCCACCTTGCGGTGGGCCTGACTTGATCCTGGCTCCCCCGGCCGGACTCGAACCAGCGACAGGGTGGTTAACAGCCACCTGCTCTACCGACTGAGCTACAGGGGAATTGCCCGGAATCTACCAGATCACCCCGGCCCCGTCAACCCTGGGGGCAGGGTTTCCCCTTGACGGCCGTCCGGGCCGATGCTACTCATTGGTGCTTCACCATCGGGGCGTAGCGCAGCCTGGTCAGCGCGCCTGCCTTGGGAGCAGGAGGTCGGAGGTTCAAATCCTCTCGCCCCGACCAGACCACCTCACCGCGGAGCCTCCTTCCTGCCACCCTCCTGGCCGGCCGCGGCCGGCTGGCCTGCCATCCAGCCCGCGTAGCTGCCCTGGTAGAGGTCCGCCAGGGTCAGGAAAGCGGTGATGATCAGGGGGCCGTAGATGATCCCCAGCACCCCGTACACGGCCAGCCCGCCCAGGATGCCCAGAAGGAGGGGCAGGGTGGGCATCCGCACCTGGTGACCCACCAGCTTGGCCTTGAGCACATAATCGAGGACATAGGCGCCCAGGGTATAGACCGCCAGGACGGCGACTCCGGACGCCGCCCGGCCTTTGAGGAACAGCACCGCGGCGCCTGGCACCATGATGAGGCCAGTGCCGACGATGGGCACGAAGGCGAAGGCAGCCATCATCCCGCCCCAGAGAAAGGGAGAGCCCAGACCGGTGAGCGCGAAGACCGCCCCACCCATGATGCCCTGGGCAATGCCCGAGATGCCATTCACCACCAGGATCGCCTTGGCCATCTCCTCGAACTTCCTGATGAGCACCCGCTCCTGCTCGTCCGGCAGCGGCGACAGCCGGGAGATGAAGGCCAAAAGCCGTTCCCGGTCGATGAGCAGGAAGAAGACAATGATCACCATGAGCAGGAACTTGAGCAGGAAGCCCAGGAAGTTCGCGGCCCAGGCGCTGGCCTGCTGGTAGACAAACAGCCCGAGGCTCCTGACCCCCTCCGACAGGGTGTCGTTGACCGCCCCCGGGTCCAAAGACAGGCCGTAGCCATCCAGCAGCCGCTCCAGCTGGCCCCACAGGGCGCTCTCCCGGACCAGCTCCTTGAGCTTCACCCCCACCATGGCATCCCGGCCCAGCTGGTAGAGCCCCAGGGCCTCCCCGGACAAGGCGCCCACGAACAGCACCAGGGGCACGAACACCAGCAGCACCAGAAGGCCGCAGGTGAGAAGGGACGCGAAGAAATCGGACAGGCGTCGCCGCAACAGGGCGTAGACCGGACTGGCCAAGCCGGCCAGAAGAAAGGCCAGAATCAACGTGTTGGCGAAGGGCCACAGCAGGTGACCCAGGAGGGCGGCCGACAGCAGGAAGAGGAGCAGAAAAGAACGGATGGCCAACGGGCCGGGGGCCGAGCTGGACGACATGGCGGGGACGCTCATGGCTTGATGGCTTGGCAGAAAGCCGGCGCCGGGGCCGATAGAAGGCAGCGGTGGCGGCGAGCGGAGCAGAACGACCCGGCGGACCAGCTCAGGGCGGCGGCGTAGTCACGGCCTGCACTATAGCAGGACCGCCGGCAAAAAAATATTCCTTTCGCCGTGGCAAGGTGCTACTTTTCTTCCTTGGCGTGCTAAGAGGACAATGGCCTCACCGGAGGATCCCGCCAGCCGCGGCGAGTGCCGGTCGACGCCCGCCTCCCTCCACGCCCGGCCCGAGACCGGCCGCCGGCACCCAAGACGAGGCACAGCATGCAGGAGCCCGCCATCAAGGATGTCATGACCCGGACGGTGGTCACCGTTTCCGAGGACAGTCCCTTGGAGCAGGCCCTGGAGCAGATCGCGGTGCAGCGCATCAGCTGCGTGGTGGTGGTGCGCCACCGCCGGCCGGTGGGCATCCTCACCGAGCGGGACGTGGTGCACCTGACCCATCGGCGGGTTCCCCTGCACACCGCGGTGGACCAGGTCATGACCACCACCCTCACC
This sequence is a window from Thermodesulfobacteriota bacterium. Protein-coding genes within it:
- a CDS encoding dihydroorotate dehydrogenase, which gives rise to MVEPDLSVRLGSLRLQNPVLTASGTFGYGQELAGLVNLHRLGAIVTKGISLTPRPGNPPPRVVETPCGMLNAIGLENCGLDAFCQEKLPFLRQVGTPVVANILGDRIEDYVALASRLDREPGLAAIEVNISCPNVKAGGVVFGTDPGMVLAVTRAVREATSLPLIVKLSPNVTDITAIAQAAVAGGADAVSLVNTLLGMAIDIHSRRPRLGNVVGGLSGPAIKPVALRLVWQTARAVTVPVIGIGGISCAEDAVEFLLAGATAVQVGTATLVNPRASTEVVAGLADYCRQHGLASIREIIGALILENLTVGK
- a CDS encoding type I restriction enzyme HsdR N-terminal domain-containing protein, producing the protein MADVPRHHLEYGWCQDYITGETVVDTDDERIRQGLARLLVEERGYARAEVGVRLRIETLFAGTYAVSRIDFVVGLAGRQVMVIRYGPGSIVTRERPAVAAARVVNPEYQIPLAVATNGRDASLLDTRTGKVLAEGLAAIPGRQELLARLPELTFPPLPAERRERELRILNAYDVEVCCSGGPCALPGAREG
- a CDS encoding AI-2E family transporter is translated as MSSSSAPGPLAIRSFLLLFLLSAALLGHLLWPFANTLILAFLLAGLASPVYALLRRRLSDFFASLLTCGLLVLLVFVPLVLFVGALSGEALGLYQLGRDAMVGVKLKELVRESALWGQLERLLDGYGLSLDPGAVNDTLSEGVRSLGLFVYQQASAWAANFLGFLLKFLLMVIIVFFLLIDRERLLAFISRLSPLPDEQERVLIRKFEEMAKAILVVNGISGIAQGIMGGAVFALTGLGSPFLWGGMMAAFAFVPIVGTGLIMVPGAAVLFLKGRAASGVAVLAVYTLGAYVLDYVLKAKLVGHQVRMPTLPLLLGILGGLAVYGVLGIIYGPLIITAFLTLADLYQGSYAGWMAGQPAAAGQEGGRKEAPR